DNA sequence from the Coffea arabica cultivar ET-39 chromosome 11c, Coffea Arabica ET-39 HiFi, whole genome shotgun sequence genome:
GATTTTAGGCCTCCCACCGCTCCAAGAAGCTTTGAAGACACTGATGCAATGCAGAGTTCACCTGGTAGATCACAGCCAGCAAACTCCAGAGAGGATGTGCCCATGACTGATCCAACTGATGATGATCCATTTGAGGTGTGTTGTTGTTTTTAGTTCAAGCATTGCGATCTTAGTCATCAAATATGTTGGTGTATTACCAAATTAGGTTATGAATTGTTGGGTTTCTGGCGCAGGATGATGACAATGAGGATGGTGAATTTGAAATGTACCGGGTTCAAGGAACGCTTAGAGAATGGGTTACTAGAGATGAGGTGCGGCGTTTCATTGCAAAGAAATTTAAAGAGTTCTTGCTCACATATGTGAATCCAAAGAGTGATAGTGGGGACTTTGAGTATCTGCGGCAGATAAATGAGATGGTATCAGGTCCAAGGGTTTGCCATTCCAGCGCTTAATTTATATAACCTTCAAGTTTGTTTTTATGCTGGATGACTATATAATGCATTCATCATTCATGACAACATTACATTCTATGTACTTGTATACTTTTTCTTTGATTCAGTGAATTTTATATGCAGTAAACAAGTGCAGCCTTGAGATTGATTACAAGCAGTTTATCTATATCCACCCCAATATTGCCATCTGGCTGGCAGATGCACCCCATTCGGTCCTAGAGGTCATGGAAGAAGTTGCTAATAAAGTTGTTTTCGACTTGCATCCAAACTATAAGCAGATTCATCAAAAAATCTATGTTCGCATCACCAATTTGCCCGTTTATGACCAGATACGTAACATCCGGTAAATTTTGATCGTGTAAATTCTGTTGGTTTTCACATTATGGATATCAAAGTAGAGTTGAGAGTTTAGTCCTTATCTTGTGCTGTGACAGGCAGATTCATTTGAACACCATGATTCGTATTGGAGGAGTTGTAACCCGTCGTTCTGGAGTCTTTCCTCAATTACAACAAGTGAAGTATGACTGTAACAAATGTGGTGCAATCTTAGGACCATTTTTCCAGAATTCTTATTCAGAGGTTAAGGTTGGTTCTTGCCCAGAATGCCAATCTAAAGGACCATTTACTGTCAACATTGAGCAGGTGAGTTCCTTTCattactctttttcttttgctttcttaTTCCTTCATGCCAAGGAAAGAAGCCCAATGTCAGCGTTTAcaacagaaaaatttttattgttttgttttcaaAGGATGAAAGGGATGTTGCTTTCTTTGACCATATTGTGTTGTTGTAGACGATATACAGGAATTACCAGAAACTTACCCTTCAAGAGAGCCCGGGAATTGTGCCAGCTGGTCGGTTACCAAGATGCAAGGAAGTTATACTGTTGAATGATCTTATTGATTGTGCCCGTCCAGGAGAAGAGATTGTAAATTTTTAACCTTCTAATATTTCAAATgtctagtttttatttattttacagCTGCCACATAATGTTCTTGTTGACTTCGTCTATGTTTTAACTTCCAGGAGGTGACAGGCATTTACACAAATAACTTTGACTTGTCTCTCAATACAAAGAATGGTTTTCCTGTTTTTGCAACTGTTATTGAAGCAAATTATGTAACAAAGAAGCAAGACCTCTTCTCAGCTTACAAACTCACCCAGGAGgacaaggaagaaattgagaagtTGGCCAAAGATCCTAGGATTGGAGAAAGAGTGCGTTAGTTATTTCTTCCTAATCTATTAACAACTTATTTTTCCAAAGGAGAAGTTCACTGTTATATGTATAAAGTACACTGTTTATAGTTTTGTGGATTTGCATACTTCATTATatggattaatcttctatacactgacagtgtatacactttcaCCATTAGATACATGACACATaatccaaatttgaatttgaagtccaaattttgcatatgtgtcGTGCATCTaaccgtgatagtgtatacactgtcagtgtatacaagATTTACTCTAATTATATTTCCATACTTAAGTATTGTGGATTTCACATGTCAATTTTTAGATCATCAAGTCCATTGCGCCTTCCATATATGGTCACGAGGACATAAAAACTGCAATTGCTCTTGCAATGTTTGGGGGCCAAGAGAAAAATGTTGAAGGAAAACATAGACTACGGGGTGACATCAATGTGCTCCTGTTAGGTGATCCTGGCACGGCAAAGTCACAGTTCCTGAAGTATGTTTACATCCtgattgaattgcattttttggTAATGCTTAGTCATTTAATTGCCATGGGAATGTTACCAGGTATGTTGAAAAGACTGGTCAAAGAGCTGTCTATACTACAGGAAAAGGAGCTTCTGCTGTAGGGCTAACAGCAGCAGTCCACAAGGACCCAGTCACCCGAGAGTGGACACTGGAAGGTGGGGCTCTTGTTCTGGCTGATAGAGGGATATGTCTTATTGATGAGTTCGATAAGATGAATGATCAAGACAGGTAAGCGTGTGCATGTTGTATTTGTGCTTATTTGGCCTTTTATACTTGCTTTTCTGAGATATTCTTATTCTCAGGGTGAGTATTCATGAAGCCATGGAGCAACAGAGCATAAGTATATCAAAGGCAGGGATTGTCACATCTCTTCAGGCCCGTTGTTCTGTTGTTGCTGCTGCAAATCCTATTGGTGGAAGGTATGCAAGAAGTATAAGATCTTTTTATCAGCAATGAGCATTGGGCTAGTCAGGCTTATACATATGCATCCAAGCAGGTGACAACAATTCATGGCATATGATAATATAATTCATCTATTGTTTTGTTGAATTTATAAATGCTACACTTGTTTGTCAGGTTGACACACAAGTCCAGTTGCTCCATTCCCCTTACTTCTATTATGTTTGTCATACTGACAGATGCTCATGAAGAGCTAAATTATTGCTGGACCAAATGTACATAGTTTCCACTCATCATGGAggaaatcttgtccaaaattcgACTAAGAAAATTCAATGGGTTTAAATTCCCTAGATTCCATTATGATAAGATTTTAATTTCTGTAATTTCCTGAAAGTCGCCCATTCCAATTCTTGCCAGAAAAGACTTTTAGTAAGAAAATATTAAGGAGGAATAACATGGGTCATAACTTCTCCATTAGTTGTTCTTAACTTTTTGCTAAGCTGAATATGCAGTTAAAAGATCCTTAGGATTTGAGCAAAGTATACATGTTctgcttctttctttcttttttgctcttttcctcttcttttcttttgtttttgtgtttGTTTTTGGTTTTATCTGTTACATACTCGACTGAGTTTGGTTCTAACTCCAATTGCTTTCTTTGCAGATATGATTCCTCAAGAACCTTTTCCCAAAACGTGGAATTGACAGATCCCATAATTTCCCGCTTTGACATTCTTTGTGTTGTTAAggttatttgtttttttttcatttgagtCTCAGTCTCATCTAATTATAAATTTcatgaattgattttgatggaatGATAGGATATTTTGCAGGATGTGGTTGATCCAGTAACAGATGAGATGCTAGCCAAATTTGTAGTTGATAGTCACTTCAAATCACAACCAAAAGGTGCTACATTGGATGATAGATCTGTACTCAATTCAAATGATGACGCTCAAGCATCTGTCCTACCCGCTGACCCTGAGGTCTATTCCTTGAGCTGTTTTTATGCATTGTTTTAGTAAACGTTTTTGAACTTACACGTACCTTGCTTAAACACAAAAAGCATGTTTCTTCTCAGATAATTTCTCAAGATTTGCTAAAGAAGTACATAACCTATGCCAAGTTGAATGTATTCCCAAGGTTGCATGATGCAGATTTAGACAAGCTTACTCAAGTTTATGCTGAATTGCGTAGAGAATC
Encoded proteins:
- the LOC113716886 gene encoding DNA replication licensing factor MCM2-like translates to MSREGESGGGSGGMPGRSDESSSRSDQGNINPTPSTPESPTSAGFNTDQLPPNTSQNYSEEEDDDEASVDPEIIRDEEENEAEEEEEGEDLFNDNYLDDYRRMNEQDQYESLGLDDSMEDERDLDQIMADRRAAEIELAARDTRFRASSQQRKLPQLLHDQDTDDDNYRPSKRTRADFRPPTAPRSFEDTDAMQSSPGRSQPANSREDVPMTDPTDDDPFEDDDNEDGEFEMYRVQGTLREWVTRDEVRRFIAKKFKEFLLTYVNPKSDSGDFEYLRQINEMVSVNKCSLEIDYKQFIYIHPNIAIWLADAPHSVLEVMEEVANKVVFDLHPNYKQIHQKIYVRITNLPVYDQIRNIRQIHLNTMIRIGGVVTRRSGVFPQLQQVKYDCNKCGAILGPFFQNSYSEVKVGSCPECQSKGPFTVNIEQTIYRNYQKLTLQESPGIVPAGRLPRCKEVILLNDLIDCARPGEEIEVTGIYTNNFDLSLNTKNGFPVFATVIEANYVTKKQDLFSAYKLTQEDKEEIEKLAKDPRIGERIIKSIAPSIYGHEDIKTAIALAMFGGQEKNVEGKHRLRGDINVLLLGDPGTAKSQFLKYVEKTGQRAVYTTGKGASAVGLTAAVHKDPVTREWTLEGGALVLADRGICLIDEFDKMNDQDRVSIHEAMEQQSISISKAGIVTSLQARCSVVAAANPIGGRYDSSRTFSQNVELTDPIISRFDILCVVKDVVDPVTDEMLAKFVVDSHFKSQPKGATLDDRSVLNSNDDAQASVLPADPEIISQDLLKKYITYAKLNVFPRLHDADLDKLTQVYAELRRESSHGQGVPIAVRHIESMIRMSEAHARMHLRQHVTQEDVDMAIRVLLDSFISTQKFGVQKALQKSFKKYMTFKKDFNAIILHLLRGLIKGALDLELSSGSTANLPHIDVKVEELQTKALEYGIADLKPFFSSAEFSLANFELDERRCVIRHRVAG